From Hartmannibacter diazotrophicus, a single genomic window includes:
- a CDS encoding oligosaccharide flippase family protein: MNKNKILLLVSLISRIFLGAFTVLILARSLVPSEYGFLVTIIAYSTIGSLFTDFGFAVQALRDIGAEPHRAGEILAASIRVKNILVLLISLLFAVGLVVAEIPADLVIPSIALYLSVISSSYCDLGAVALRGVNQYAAETYAIAAGAVIFLVLLVAAALLSGSPTALCLALFAGRFSQAFLCFAAVRRYMHLGNCLIGNLRQAFQFAKQSSGLAADSILTVIQGQIDIVLLSMVLSLHMTGSYQIVARLANYVLLPTQVYAGIYIPSLSHGFKNGDPNVRRTERRMILELFGYGTVMGAAFAFIAPIIAPHVFGSAYNVPWGVWLGFGLLLVVKGLTSSIGTSLIARRDVKFRVIGQAASLTVLLTGFIVFVPIFGLVAAPMTLVAASLSTLTAYVIGVLRSNARIGQAEANLERQAEAGLEKGGPDTLTT, translated from the coding sequence ATGAACAAAAACAAGATTCTTTTGCTTGTTTCCCTGATTTCAAGAATATTTCTCGGCGCCTTTACCGTTCTCATTCTTGCCAGAAGTCTCGTGCCATCGGAGTACGGCTTTCTGGTCACGATCATCGCCTATTCGACCATCGGTTCGCTGTTCACGGATTTCGGTTTCGCGGTGCAGGCGCTACGCGATATCGGGGCCGAACCGCACAGGGCGGGTGAAATTCTCGCCGCCAGCATCCGCGTCAAGAATATCCTCGTTCTGCTGATCTCGCTCCTTTTCGCCGTCGGGCTTGTCGTTGCCGAGATCCCGGCCGATCTCGTCATCCCGTCGATCGCGCTCTATCTCTCGGTGATTTCGTCGTCCTACTGCGATCTTGGCGCGGTGGCGCTGCGCGGGGTCAACCAGTATGCCGCCGAGACCTACGCCATCGCGGCGGGCGCCGTGATCTTCCTCGTGCTGCTGGTGGCCGCGGCGTTGCTCTCGGGCAGCCCGACGGCCTTGTGCCTGGCGCTCTTTGCGGGACGTTTCTCGCAGGCGTTCCTGTGCTTTGCAGCCGTGCGGCGCTACATGCATCTTGGAAACTGCCTGATCGGCAACCTGCGCCAGGCGTTTCAATTTGCCAAGCAGTCCTCGGGGCTTGCCGCCGACTCGATCCTGACCGTCATCCAGGGTCAGATCGACATCGTTCTGCTCAGCATGGTGCTCAGCCTGCACATGACGGGCTCCTACCAGATCGTCGCGCGGCTTGCGAACTACGTCCTGCTGCCGACCCAGGTCTATGCCGGCATCTACATTCCGAGCCTTTCGCATGGCTTCAAGAATGGCGATCCGAACGTGCGGCGGACCGAACGGCGCATGATCCTGGAGCTGTTCGGCTATGGCACTGTGATGGGGGCAGCCTTCGCGTTCATTGCGCCGATCATCGCGCCGCATGTCTTCGGCAGCGCCTATAACGTTCCGTGGGGCGTGTGGCTCGGTTTCGGCCTGCTGCTCGTCGTCAAGGGCCTGACGTCGTCCATCGGCACATCGCTCATCGCCCGCCGCGACGTGAAGTTCCGCGTCATCGGGCAGGCGGCCAGCCTCACCGTCCTCCTGACGGGCTTCATTGTGTTCGTGCCGATCTTCGGCCTCGTCGCGGCGCCGATGACGCTCGTCGCGGCATCGCTCTCCACGCTGACGGCCTATGTGATCGGTGTCCTGCGCTCGAATGCCCGGATCGGACAGGCGGAAGCGAACCTCGAAAGACAAGCCGAAGCGGGACTGGAAAAGGGCGGACCGGATACGCTGACCACGTAA
- a CDS encoding Rieske (2Fe-2S) protein, which translates to MTNSTDHEPPTDWTKVASLADFPPGGVLRVLLEGHAVVLLRTEKGIHAAQGSCPHERADLGQGRIEDCHLVCPRHLAKFDLETGAPSAGWVVAPLKLYPARSVEGTIEIDMAAVRSNPPMGHKTVWDLSSG; encoded by the coding sequence ATGACAAATTCGACCGATCACGAACCTCCGACCGACTGGACAAAGGTCGCTTCGCTCGCCGATTTCCCGCCCGGTGGCGTCCTGCGCGTCCTTCTCGAAGGCCACGCGGTCGTGCTCCTTCGCACCGAAAAGGGCATTCACGCGGCGCAGGGCTCCTGCCCGCACGAACGGGCCGATCTCGGCCAGGGCCGGATCGAGGACTGCCACCTCGTGTGCCCACGCCACTTGGCGAAATTCGACCTGGAAACAGGGGCTCCCTCGGCAGGCTGGGTGGTCGCGCCGCTGAAACTCTATCCCGCCCGCTCCGTGGAAGGCACGATCGAGATCGATATGGCGGCTGTTCGAAGCAATCCGCCCATGGGCCATAAGACCGTGTGGGATCTTTCCTCCGGCTAA
- a CDS encoding amidohydrolase/deacetylase family metallohydrolase translates to MSDSLPFDAVLLGGTLIDPAAKRNGRFDVGVRDGKIAAIEPDLSAAPAKETIDVTGKLVLPGMIDTHAHVYEHVTGKFGLNPDMVGVQSAVTTLVDQGGPSCMTIGGYRHHVAAKAKTRLLCFISCYLVGGLEGHLYPDLYGPTGVNIEHTVRVAKENLDIVKGIKAHAEIGGQSRWGLEVIKTGKEMSRQTGLPLYIHLGQLWPSVEEGPVPDADELIRELVPIMDEGDIMAHPFTRHPGGFVSEEGEVHPIVFEAVKRGVRVDVGHGSHFSFAVAKKVIDSGIKPFTLGADLHGYNVRVPQQGMKNEERSASPFFGIAPFNLTVAMTELLTLGMTLEEVVATVTANPATMLRMEDEIGTLKPGLAADISVLEINEGKFKLFDNSGVEVVTDRLIRPVFCLKDGERFDAVSPLIPDAIAA, encoded by the coding sequence ATGAGTGACTCCCTCCCCTTCGATGCGGTGCTCCTCGGGGGTACGCTGATCGACCCGGCCGCCAAGCGCAACGGGCGCTTCGACGTCGGCGTCCGCGACGGCAAGATCGCGGCTATCGAGCCGGACCTTTCCGCAGCGCCCGCCAAGGAAACCATCGACGTCACCGGCAAGCTCGTCCTGCCGGGCATGATCGACACCCACGCCCACGTCTACGAGCATGTCACCGGCAAGTTCGGCCTCAATCCCGACATGGTCGGCGTCCAGTCGGCGGTGACGACCCTCGTCGATCAAGGCGGCCCGAGCTGCATGACCATCGGCGGCTATCGCCATCACGTCGCCGCCAAGGCCAAGACCCGCCTGCTCTGCTTCATCTCCTGCTATCTGGTCGGCGGCCTCGAGGGCCATCTCTACCCCGACCTCTATGGCCCGACCGGCGTCAACATCGAGCACACCGTGCGCGTCGCCAAGGAGAACCTCGACATCGTCAAGGGCATCAAGGCCCATGCCGAAATCGGCGGTCAGTCGCGCTGGGGCCTGGAGGTCATCAAGACCGGCAAGGAAATGTCGCGCCAGACCGGCCTGCCGCTCTACATCCACCTCGGGCAGCTCTGGCCGAGCGTCGAGGAAGGCCCCGTGCCGGATGCGGACGAACTGATCCGCGAACTCGTTCCGATCATGGACGAGGGCGACATCATGGCCCATCCCTTCACGCGCCATCCGGGCGGCTTCGTCTCCGAGGAGGGCGAGGTCCATCCAATCGTCTTCGAGGCGGTGAAGCGCGGCGTGCGGGTCGACGTCGGCCACGGCTCCCACTTCTCCTTCGCCGTCGCCAAGAAGGTGATCGATTCCGGCATCAAGCCGTTCACCCTCGGCGCCGACCTTCATGGCTATAACGTCCGTGTGCCCCAGCAGGGCATGAAGAACGAGGAGCGGTCCGCAAGCCCCTTCTTCGGCATTGCCCCCTTCAACCTCACCGTCGCGATGACCGAGCTTCTGACCCTCGGCATGACGCTTGAGGAGGTCGTCGCCACCGTGACGGCCAACCCGGCCACGATGCTGCGCATGGAAGACGAAATCGGCACCCTGAAGCCCGGCCTTGCCGCCGATATCAGCGTGCTGGAGATCAACGAGGGCAAGTTCAAGCTCTTCGACAACAGCGGCGTGGAGGTCGTCACCGACCGCCTGATCCGCCCGGTCTTCTGCCTCAAGGACGGCGAGCGTTTCGATGCCGTCTCGCCGCTGATCCCGGACGCCATCGCGGCCTGA
- a CDS encoding phosphoribosyltransferase, producing the protein MPSSLAAHAYWQELYPPDTFAHGPGCEYSGLFPAILPDGRQIALPIRPLGDEPGFAVASLIISQASFAVEDALSDILSDRLWAHAPDVIVAVPTLGLTLAANVARRLGHQRMVPLGTTRKFWYDDALSEPSSSISSRGSDKRIYLDPRMLPLLEGRRIAVVDDVVSTGTSLTAILRLLAKAGAVPAVVGVAMIQSRRWQPALAEALPGQEIAVEGAFSTPLLKETGRGTWTSAE; encoded by the coding sequence ATGCCATCCTCTCTTGCCGCCCATGCCTACTGGCAGGAGCTTTATCCGCCGGACACCTTTGCGCACGGGCCCGGCTGCGAATACTCGGGCCTTTTTCCCGCCATCCTTCCCGATGGAAGGCAGATCGCCCTGCCGATCCGTCCGCTCGGCGACGAACCGGGCTTTGCGGTCGCCTCGCTGATCATCAGCCAGGCAAGCTTCGCCGTCGAGGACGCGCTGTCGGACATCCTGTCGGATCGCCTTTGGGCGCATGCTCCCGACGTGATCGTCGCCGTTCCGACGCTCGGGCTGACGCTTGCCGCCAACGTCGCCCGCCGGCTCGGGCATCAGCGCATGGTGCCGCTCGGGACCACCCGCAAGTTCTGGTACGACGACGCGCTGAGCGAGCCGTCGAGTTCGATCTCAAGCCGCGGCAGCGACAAACGCATCTACCTCGACCCGCGCATGCTGCCGCTCCTGGAAGGACGGCGCATCGCGGTGGTCGACGACGTCGTCAGCACCGGCACGTCGCTGACCGCGATCCTGAGGCTCCTTGCCAAAGCAGGCGCCGTGCCAGCCGTGGTCGGCGTTGCGATGATCCAGTCCCGGCGCTGGCAGCCGGCGCTTGCCGAGGCCCTGCCGGGACAGGAGATAGCCGTGGAAGGGGCGTTCTCGACGCCGCTTCTGAAGGAGACGGGACGGGGAACCTGGACCTCGGCCGAATAA
- a CDS encoding xanthine dehydrogenase family protein molybdopterin-binding subunit — MSDAQRPSTRSSGQGVGASVLRNEDARLLNGDARFVGDIRMPGMLDIAFVRSPLAHGRIRSVTKPDGHDEEIFVAADLVGVSGIRADSGLPGFRSSVQPVLAGDKVRHVGEPIAACLAPTRAKAEDLAETVLVEIDELPAVHEMTRARDPDMPLLHEHWDENAFLETSVDVGFEAAIANAAAVVTREYRTARQCMAPMEGRGVVAFWDRQAEQLVLYSSTQMPHIVRTGLADCLGLDHGRIRVIAPDVGGGFGYKGILCSEEVFAAWAALTLRRPVRWIEDRREHLTGNANCREHHYEVTGYAAADGTLLGVDCRAIVDSGAYSAYPFSACLEAAQVASILPGPYRMSGYRCRTWSVATNKPPILPFRGVARTGVCFAMELTMDALARELGIEPHVMRAKNLVRPEDMPFTNITNKYFDSGDYPEALRRAVEAIHLPSVRARQQAGERIGVGFSIFCEQGAHGTSVYSGWGIPMVPGAEQATARLTPDGSLELRVGVQSHGQSLETTLAQIAHEELGLPVDKVKLVHGDTALTPYSTGTWGSRCIVMAGGAVASATTTLAGRIRIIAAHLLQVSAEDIVLEDGMARSRSGHGEVSLKEIGRLWYLAPQNLPSGAEFLALEVTEGYKPVRDSGTFSYACHAVIVGVDEDTGGIKLLDYVIVEDGGVLVNPMVVDGQVLGGAAQGIGTALYEEMPFDASGQPMAATFADYHLPGATEIPAIRIEHMESPSPLTRYGQKGIGESGAIGPPAAIANAVNDALADLGIEVGELPIRTDRLLAQLLKSRKAAA; from the coding sequence GTGAGCGACGCACAACGCCCCTCGACAAGAAGCTCCGGCCAGGGCGTCGGCGCCTCGGTCCTTCGCAATGAGGATGCCCGCCTGCTGAATGGCGACGCCCGCTTCGTCGGCGACATCCGTATGCCCGGCATGCTGGATATCGCCTTCGTGCGCAGTCCCCTCGCCCATGGACGCATCCGCTCCGTCACCAAGCCCGACGGTCATGACGAGGAAATTTTCGTCGCGGCCGATCTCGTCGGCGTTTCGGGCATCCGCGCCGATTCCGGTCTTCCCGGCTTTCGCTCCTCAGTCCAGCCGGTTCTCGCCGGCGACAAGGTCCGCCATGTCGGAGAGCCGATCGCCGCCTGCCTCGCCCCGACCCGCGCCAAGGCCGAGGATCTTGCCGAGACCGTCCTCGTCGAGATCGACGAACTGCCCGCCGTCCACGAGATGACGCGCGCCCGCGATCCGGACATGCCGCTCCTGCACGAGCATTGGGACGAGAACGCCTTCCTGGAAACCTCGGTGGACGTCGGCTTCGAAGCAGCGATTGCCAATGCCGCCGCCGTCGTCACGCGCGAATACCGCACGGCCCGCCAATGCATGGCGCCGATGGAAGGGCGCGGCGTCGTCGCCTTCTGGGACAGGCAGGCCGAGCAGCTCGTCCTCTATTCCTCCACCCAGATGCCGCACATCGTGCGCACCGGCCTTGCCGACTGCCTTGGTCTCGATCATGGCCGCATTCGCGTCATCGCACCCGATGTCGGCGGCGGCTTCGGCTACAAGGGCATTCTCTGCTCCGAGGAGGTCTTCGCCGCCTGGGCCGCACTCACCCTGCGGCGCCCGGTGCGCTGGATCGAGGATCGCCGCGAGCACCTCACCGGCAACGCCAACTGCCGCGAGCACCATTACGAAGTGACCGGCTATGCCGCCGCCGACGGCACGCTGCTTGGCGTCGACTGCCGGGCCATCGTCGATTCCGGCGCCTATTCGGCCTATCCCTTCTCGGCCTGCTTGGAGGCCGCGCAAGTCGCGTCCATTCTGCCCGGCCCCTACCGGATGAGCGGCTACCGCTGCCGCACCTGGTCCGTCGCCACCAACAAGCCGCCGATCCTGCCTTTCCGCGGCGTTGCCCGCACCGGCGTCTGCTTTGCCATGGAATTGACCATGGACGCCCTCGCCCGCGAACTCGGCATCGAGCCCCACGTCATGCGCGCGAAAAACCTCGTGCGGCCCGAGGACATGCCCTTCACCAACATCACGAACAAGTATTTCGACAGCGGCGACTATCCCGAAGCCCTGCGCCGCGCCGTCGAGGCCATCCATCTTCCCTCCGTCCGCGCCCGGCAGCAGGCCGGCGAGCGCATCGGCGTCGGCTTTTCGATTTTCTGCGAACAGGGCGCCCATGGAACGTCCGTCTATTCCGGCTGGGGCATTCCCATGGTTCCGGGCGCCGAGCAGGCAACCGCGCGCCTGACGCCCGACGGCAGCCTGGAGCTGCGCGTCGGCGTCCAGAGCCACGGCCAGAGCCTGGAAACGACGCTGGCGCAGATCGCCCATGAGGAACTGGGCCTGCCGGTCGACAAGGTGAAGCTCGTCCATGGCGACACGGCCCTGACGCCCTATTCCACCGGCACTTGGGGCTCGCGCTGCATCGTCATGGCCGGCGGCGCGGTGGCAAGCGCAACCACGACGCTCGCCGGCCGGATCAGGATCATCGCCGCCCATCTCCTGCAGGTCTCGGCCGAGGACATCGTCCTTGAAGACGGAATGGCGCGCAGCCGGTCTGGCCATGGCGAAGTCTCGCTGAAGGAAATCGGCCGGCTCTGGTATCTCGCGCCGCAGAACCTTCCCTCCGGCGCGGAATTCCTCGCTCTTGAGGTCACCGAAGGCTACAAGCCGGTGCGCGACAGCGGCACCTTCTCCTATGCCTGCCACGCGGTGATCGTCGGGGTCGACGAGGACACCGGCGGGATCAAGCTGCTCGACTATGTCATCGTCGAGGACGGCGGCGTGCTGGTCAATCCGATGGTGGTCGACGGACAGGTGCTCGGCGGCGCGGCCCAAGGGATCGGCACCGCGCTCTACGAGGAAATGCCCTTCGATGCCTCCGGCCAGCCAATGGCGGCGACCTTCGCCGACTATCACCTGCCCGGCGCGACCGAGATTCCCGCAATCCGCATCGAGCACATGGAAAGCCCCTCGCCGCTCACCCGCTACGGCCAGAAGGGTATCGGCGAGAGCGGCGCCATCGGCCCGCCCGCCGCCATCGCCAACGCGGTCAACGACGCCCTTGCCGATCTCGGCATCGAGGTCGGCGAACTGCCGATCCGCACCGACAGGCTGCTCGCCCAACTCCTGAAGAGCAGGAAGGCCGCCGCATGA
- a CDS encoding FAD binding domain-containing protein — protein MKPVAFDYAAAADSGDALRLLSGGHGTKIAAGSQSLGPMLNLRLARPARLVDVSLAADLRQTADEGDTILYGAATTHAEVEDGVVPDATGGWLTSIARGIAYRAVRNRGTMGGSLAHADPAADWVVTLTGLGAEVVLLSATGTRSLPVSDFITGPLTTALAEGEMITGIRIAKRGPDARWGYWKFTKKRGDFAKASATVLIDPGRNETRIVVGAIERAPIVLPDPAAILADPAGALAELERLTAANPPESLALHAAAVARAIALAQSSNQETAAP, from the coding sequence ATGAAACCCGTCGCCTTCGACTATGCCGCCGCCGCCGACAGCGGCGATGCGCTCCGCCTCCTTTCCGGCGGTCACGGCACGAAGATCGCCGCCGGCAGCCAGTCCCTCGGCCCGATGCTCAATCTTCGGCTCGCGCGGCCTGCCCGCCTCGTCGACGTCTCCCTTGCCGCCGACCTGCGCCAGACGGCCGACGAAGGCGACACAATCCTCTACGGCGCCGCGACGACCCACGCCGAGGTCGAGGACGGCGTTGTGCCGGACGCTACCGGCGGCTGGCTTACCTCCATCGCGCGCGGCATCGCCTACCGCGCCGTTCGCAACCGGGGCACCATGGGCGGCAGCCTCGCCCATGCCGACCCGGCGGCAGACTGGGTGGTCACTCTCACCGGCCTTGGCGCCGAGGTCGTGCTCCTCTCCGCGACAGGCACGCGCAGCCTGCCCGTGAGCGACTTCATCACCGGTCCGCTGACAACCGCGCTCGCCGAGGGCGAGATGATCACCGGCATCCGCATCGCTAAGCGCGGCCCAGACGCGCGCTGGGGCTACTGGAAGTTCACCAAGAAGCGCGGCGATTTCGCCAAGGCGAGCGCCACGGTGCTGATCGATCCAGGCCGCAACGAGACGCGGATCGTCGTCGGCGCCATCGAGCGGGCGCCCATCGTCCTGCCCGATCCGGCCGCGATCCTCGCCGATCCCGCCGGAGCCCTTGCCGAACTGGAACGCCTCACCGCCGCCAATCCGCCGGAGAGCCTGGCACTTCACGCCGCCGCCGTCGCACGCGCGATCGCCCTTGCCCAGTCATCCAATCAAGAGACCGCCGCGCCATGA
- a CDS encoding xanthine dehydrogenase family Fe-S subunit: MTAMSLTVNDRKRTADIEPRTHLADFLREDLLLTGTHIGCEHGVCGACTLMVDGRPVRSCITYAAACEGADVRTVEGYGDDPLMAALRTAFSKHHALQCGYCTPGMLATAYDIVRRLPQADEDRIREELSGNLCRCTGYAGIVAAIADVLTDPPEARVKPVSRPARAPSAVAPATSSAEAAPPPTTGTPTALPIPEKLEGAVTLSRTLSLDVPTDRIWDLLQDIPAVVACLPGAALDAAPQAENTGEPLSGHMTVAIGPMTATFRGRAIVEYDAATKSGGLRGSGGDPVTRSTAEGALSFRVEATGAESTRIDLSLAYRLKGPLAQFGRPTVVADVVDRMLERFSTNLAAIAEGREAVHVAPVSGLRLLAEVVLARIRRLFGQRQG, from the coding sequence ATGACCGCGATGAGCCTGACCGTCAACGATCGCAAGCGGACGGCCGACATTGAACCGCGCACCCATCTTGCCGATTTCCTGCGCGAGGACCTGCTGCTGACGGGCACGCACATCGGCTGCGAACATGGCGTCTGCGGCGCCTGCACGCTGATGGTCGACGGACGCCCGGTGCGCTCCTGCATCACCTATGCCGCAGCCTGCGAAGGGGCCGATGTGCGCACCGTCGAGGGCTATGGCGACGACCCGCTGATGGCCGCCCTGCGCACGGCCTTCTCGAAGCACCATGCCCTGCAGTGCGGCTATTGCACGCCCGGCATGCTGGCGACCGCCTACGACATCGTGCGCCGCCTGCCGCAAGCCGACGAGGACCGCATCCGAGAGGAGCTTTCCGGCAATCTCTGCCGCTGCACCGGTTACGCCGGCATCGTTGCCGCGATTGCCGACGTCCTGACCGATCCGCCCGAGGCGAGGGTCAAGCCGGTCAGCCGCCCGGCGCGTGCTCCGTCAGCAGTCGCGCCGGCAACCTCTTCGGCCGAAGCCGCTCCACCACCCACCACCGGAACGCCAACCGCCCTGCCGATCCCGGAAAAGCTGGAAGGCGCAGTCACCCTCTCCCGCACGCTGTCGCTTGACGTTCCGACTGACCGGATTTGGGATCTGCTTCAGGACATTCCGGCCGTCGTCGCCTGTCTTCCCGGCGCGGCCCTCGACGCCGCTCCGCAGGCGGAGAATACCGGCGAACCTCTATCCGGCCACATGACCGTCGCGATCGGTCCGATGACGGCGACCTTCCGGGGCCGGGCCATTGTCGAGTACGACGCGGCAACCAAATCCGGCGGCCTTCGCGGCAGCGGCGGCGATCCGGTCACCCGCTCAACCGCTGAAGGCGCCCTCAGCTTCCGTGTTGAGGCGACAGGGGCGGAAAGCACCCGGATCGACCTGTCGCTCGCCTATCGCCTGAAAGGGCCGCTCGCCCAGTTCGGCCGGCCGACCGTGGTCGCCGACGTCGTCGATCGGATGCTCGAGCGCTTTTCCACCAACCTTGCCGCCATTGCAGAAGGCCGCGAAGCCGTCCACGTTGCGCCGGTCTCCGGCCTCCGTCTCCTCGCCGAGGTTGTCCTTGCCCGCATCAGGAGACTGTTTGGACAACGCCAAGGGTGA
- a CDS encoding MarR family winged helix-turn-helix transcriptional regulator: protein MTTSPSTSALPETPSTDGAESPANATLHALRERPGFLIRRLHQIHVALFAEECAGENVTPVQFSVLTALEEMDATEQTTLGQAVGLDRTNTADVLSRLQQRGLIRRRVAPNDRRRKVVVLTDVGRATLARIRDAAGRAHDRTVAALSEEDRKRFLDYLVTLVEANNDVGRAPLRLA, encoded by the coding sequence ATGACAACATCACCTTCCACATCCGCACTGCCCGAAACGCCGTCCACCGACGGCGCCGAGTCGCCCGCCAATGCCACGCTTCATGCCCTCCGCGAACGCCCGGGCTTTCTCATCCGCCGCCTGCACCAGATCCACGTGGCGCTCTTTGCCGAGGAATGCGCCGGCGAGAACGTGACCCCGGTCCAGTTCAGCGTACTGACGGCCCTTGAGGAAATGGACGCGACGGAACAGACCACGCTCGGCCAGGCGGTCGGGCTCGACCGCACCAATACGGCCGATGTCCTCAGCCGGCTGCAGCAGCGCGGCCTCATCCGCCGCCGCGTTGCGCCCAACGACCGCCGCCGCAAGGTCGTCGTGCTGACCGATGTCGGCCGCGCGACGCTCGCCCGCATCCGGGATGCCGCCGGCCGCGCCCATGACCGCACGGTGGCGGCCCTTTCGGAAGAAGACCGCAAGCGCTTCCTCGACTATCTGGTCACCCTTGTCGAAGCCAACAACGACGTCGGACGCGCGCCCCTGCGCCTTGCCTGA
- a CDS encoding DUF1116 domain-containing protein: MTDWQTSPATLSSFERLVAARPQWTETAPLKDLIDLPARTLLHAGPPFADPGSVAIPVLISAAVAAVLEGWVADVESARSAILAGELALMPAQDFGVVTPLAFVVGPGTWCLKVEDEAGKAPGKISPLNDGPATFGLRFGTGNPDGIAYVRRVGETLGPALRDAMTAPIPVLPIMTAGLAGGDELHGRVSSANDALMAALPILDETATADLRLANQFVLNLLMAGTAVMLAAAAGVPGSSLVVAAGGNGVDLGWKRADAPDQWITMPAAPPVGPRMKPDGDVLPAIGDSAVLDACGFGAASLRFCPDLLAALGDLLPPVCADPEAHAAFVGPHPAFAIPGLRLGLDADCPAPRPGIMLAMLDAGGHFGLLGRGVAPWPNAAR; the protein is encoded by the coding sequence ATGACCGATTGGCAGACCTCGCCGGCAACCCTTTCCTCCTTTGAACGGCTCGTCGCCGCCCGGCCGCAGTGGACGGAAACGGCGCCGCTGAAGGATCTGATCGACCTGCCGGCGCGCACACTGCTTCACGCCGGTCCCCCGTTTGCCGATCCTGGGAGTGTGGCGATCCCCGTCCTGATCAGCGCGGCGGTTGCCGCTGTTCTCGAAGGCTGGGTCGCAGACGTCGAAAGCGCCAGGAGCGCGATCCTCGCCGGCGAACTCGCCCTGATGCCCGCGCAGGATTTCGGCGTGGTCACGCCGCTGGCCTTTGTCGTCGGCCCCGGCACCTGGTGCCTCAAGGTCGAGGATGAGGCTGGCAAGGCGCCCGGGAAGATCTCGCCCCTGAATGACGGCCCGGCGACATTCGGTCTGCGTTTCGGAACGGGCAACCCGGATGGCATCGCTTATGTCCGCCGCGTCGGCGAGACCCTCGGCCCCGCACTCCGGGACGCGATGACCGCACCCATCCCTGTCCTGCCCATCATGACCGCAGGACTTGCAGGCGGCGACGAACTCCATGGCCGGGTCTCGAGCGCCAATGATGCCCTCATGGCCGCGCTTCCCATTCTCGACGAAACCGCGACGGCCGATCTTCGCCTTGCCAACCAGTTCGTCCTCAACCTGCTCATGGCCGGCACCGCCGTCATGCTCGCCGCCGCCGCGGGCGTGCCCGGAAGCTCGCTGGTCGTGGCCGCCGGCGGCAATGGCGTTGACCTCGGCTGGAAGCGGGCCGATGCGCCGGATCAATGGATCACCATGCCCGCCGCGCCGCCCGTCGGACCGCGCATGAAGCCGGACGGCGATGTGTTGCCCGCGATCGGCGACAGTGCGGTCCTCGACGCCTGCGGCTTCGGCGCCGCCTCCCTGCGCTTCTGCCCCGACCTGCTCGCGGCGCTCGGCGATCTCCTGCCCCCGGTCTGCGCCGACCCTGAGGCCCACGCCGCCTTCGTCGGGCCACATCCGGCGTTTGCGATTCCGGGTCTGAGGCTCGGTCTCGATGCAGATTGCCCGGCCCCCCGTCCCGGCATCATGCTGGCGATGCTGGACGCCGGCGGACACTTCGGTCTCCTCGGGCGCGGCGTCGCACCTTGGCCCAACGCGGCCCGATAG
- a CDS encoding transporter substrate-binding domain-containing protein has protein sequence MNFSSHIGRLTRSAVLAGFAATLLASAGFVGSASANDLDAVKAAGTLNVATEDDFHPFEFVEDGKPTGYDTELLALVTADAPFKVNQQIMPWAGILPGVTTGKYDMAVTAVLVTDERKTTLDFAGPVAESTTYYMTKVGNDAIKSASDLNGKTVGIQAGSAMLTQFKAFDEKLKADGGTGVKEIVEYQSYPEAYQDLAIGRTDAVINTQINLQAVANEKSDVFAVGEAVSDPVYIAWATAKGNEKLVEFMNGKLMEARKDGKMYELQKKWFGTTFESMPEAIK, from the coding sequence ATGAATTTCTCTTCCCATATCGGCCGCCTCACCCGCTCTGCGGTGTTGGCCGGATTTGCCGCCACCCTGTTGGCCTCGGCTGGCTTTGTCGGCTCTGCCTCTGCCAATGACCTCGACGCGGTCAAGGCCGCAGGAACGCTCAACGTCGCCACCGAGGACGACTTCCACCCCTTCGAGTTCGTCGAGGATGGCAAGCCGACCGGCTATGACACGGAGCTTCTTGCGCTGGTGACCGCCGACGCCCCCTTCAAGGTGAACCAGCAGATCATGCCCTGGGCGGGCATTCTGCCGGGCGTCACCACCGGCAAGTATGACATGGCCGTCACGGCGGTTCTCGTCACGGACGAGCGCAAGACGACGCTTGATTTCGCCGGCCCTGTCGCTGAATCGACGACCTACTACATGACCAAGGTCGGCAATGACGCGATCAAGTCCGCGTCCGATCTCAACGGCAAGACCGTCGGCATCCAGGCCGGCAGCGCCATGCTGACGCAGTTCAAGGCCTTCGACGAGAAGCTCAAGGCCGATGGCGGCACCGGGGTCAAGGAAATCGTCGAATACCAGAGCTATCCGGAGGCCTATCAGGATCTGGCCATCGGCCGCACCGACGCCGTCATCAACACCCAGATCAACCTGCAGGCTGTCGCCAACGAAAAGTCCGACGTTTTCGCCGTGGGCGAGGCTGTTTCCGACCCGGTCTACATTGCCTGGGCGACCGCCAAGGGCAACGAAAAGCTCGTCGAGTTCATGAACGGCAAGCTGATGGAAGCCCGCAAGGACGGCAAGATGTACGAGCTTCAGAAGAAGTGGTTTGGAACGACTTTTGAATCCATGCCGGAAGCGATCAAGTAA